CGACGAACAGGTCACCGGTGAGAGCCAGATCGGCGTCTTCACCCCGGACGATAGCGAAGTCGTGAACGTCACCGTCACCGACGAGAACGGTACGTCGAGTGAGATCGCGGCCGGAGCGAACGAGCGAAGTGCTTCGCTGAGGGCGATCGCGGCGTAATACTCGTCGTTTCGTTTTTCTCAGAGATGGATACAATGCCACGCGATAGAACAGCAGGAATTCGATCGGCAGGGACGTCGCGGAAGTGGGGTATCGTACTCGTAGTCATGCTACTAGTAGGGCTCTCCGCGATCGCCGTCGGTGGCGGTGTCGCAACTGCACTGCAGGATGGCGGGCCCGATTCCGCACCCAATTACTCCGACACGTATATCGGTACCGTCGAAATCGACGGCGAACCCGCACCCGTCGGAACGACCGTCACCGCCGAAATCGATGGCGAGCAACGCGGCTCGATTACCGTCGAGGAAGCCGGCGAATTCGGGTCCATGGATAACAGATTGTCAGTCTCGGGGACGGCCAACGAGACCGGAACACCCGTCACCTTTCTCGTCGACGGCGAGGAAGCCACTGCGGATCCGGCCGTCACCTTCGGTAGTGGTGGTGTGGTGAGTCTCACCGTCGAGAAGGGCTCGACACCAGCATCAGGCACAGGGTCGACCGCCGATTCCGACCCCGATCCGGATACGACGGGTCCCGACTTCGAGGTGGTCGACGGCGAACTGAGTGCCGACACCGTCCGTGTCGGCGAGCGCATCGATGTGACGGCGACCGTCGAGAACGGCGGCGGAAACGGGACCGAACCGGTCGAACTGCTCGTCGACGGTGACGTCGACACCGAACGAAAAGTGACGCTCGAGGAGGGAGCCGCCGAGAACGTGACCTTCGAGCGACCGTTTAACGAGACAGGGAGCGCCGATATCGCAGTCGGTGACCTCGAACTCGGAACGGTCACCGTCCGGGATCGAGCGCCCGCGGCGTTCGAGGTCGCTACCGCACAGGTGAGTGCGACCGAACTCGAGGCCGGCGAGAGCGTCGACGTGACGGCGACCGTCAGGAACGTCGGTGAGGAGTCGAAGACGGACACGGTCCAGCTTGTCACTGACGGATCGGTCGCTGCGGAGCGTGACGTGACCCTCG
This portion of the Natrinema salinisoli genome encodes:
- a CDS encoding CARDB domain-containing protein, translated to MLLVGLSAIAVGGGVATALQDGGPDSAPNYSDTYIGTVEIDGEPAPVGTTVTAEIDGEQRGSITVEEAGEFGSMDNRLSVSGTANETGTPVTFLVDGEEATADPAVTFGSGGVVSLTVEKGSTPASGTGSTADSDPDPDTTGPDFEVVDGELSADTVRVGERIDVTATVENGGGNGTEPVELLVDGDVDTERKVTLEEGAAENVTFERPFNETGSADIAVGDLELGTVTVRDRAPAAFEVATAQVSATELEAGESVDVTATVRNVGEESKTDTVQLVTDGSVAAERDVTLDGNESETVSFTESFERAGEHEIAVGDADARTVTVTDEDAVPGFGVATAIAALVGAVVGLRARNGWSDR